The following proteins are encoded in a genomic region of Magallana gigas chromosome 1, xbMagGiga1.1, whole genome shotgun sequence:
- the LOC136275572 gene encoding gigasin-1-like, translated as MKVVMFLAFACFALANVTAYPHGHNNGGNENNGERYIGNRYNAERDAYDGEDKYDDDDEENVPDCIPDETETRKTEKATTKKVEITEKERYDNGGDKYDNHGHDDFEHVQTEVDIKEVVRKEKESHALNEGDRYGNVHDDFEHDQTEVDFQEVVRKEKESYALNEGDRYGNVHDDYEHDQTEVDFQEVVRKEKESYALNEGDRYGNGHDDLEHDRTEVDIQEVVKKEKESYVHNLDG; from the exons ATGAAGGTCGTCATGTTTTTGGCGTTCGCCTGTTTTGCCTTGGCAAATGTCACAGCATATCCACATG GCCATAACAATGGCGGCAATGAAAATAATGGAGAAAGATACATTGGAAATCGTTATAACGCAGAAAGAGATGCTTATGATGGGGAGGACaaatatgatgatgatgatgaagagaATGTTCCTGATTGTATACCCGATGAAACTGAAACTAGAAAAACGGAAAAAGCTACTACCAAGAAAGTAGAAATAACGGAGAAAGAAAGATATGACAACGGAGGGGATAAATATGACAATCATGGACACGACGactttgaacatgttcaaacgGAAGTAGATATTAAGGAAGTGGTAAGAAAGGAGAAAGAAAGTCATGCTCTTAACGAAGGGGATAGATATGGCAATGTTCACGACGACTTTGAACATGATCAAACGGAAGTAGATTTTCAGGAAGTGGTAAGAAAGGAGAAAGAAAGTTATGCTCTTAACGAAGGGGATAGATATGGCAATGTTCACGACGACTATGAACATGATCAAACGGAAGTAGATTTTCAGGAAGTGGTAAGAAAGGAGAAAGAAAGTTATGCTCTTAACGAAGGGGATAGATATGGCAATGGACATGACGACTTGGAACATGATCGAACGGAAGTAGATATTCAGGAAGTGGTTAAAAAGGAGAAAGAAAGTTATGTTCATAACTTGGATGGATAA